The nucleotide window TCGGCAGCCCGTGGCCCCGCAAGCGGAATACCTCACCGGCCGTCGTCCCCGGAGGCACCACGAGAACCGCTTCGCCGGTAGGTGTTGGCACTCGCATGCGGACGCCCCGGATGGCTTCCCACACGCTGATCGCCACGTCGCAGTACATGCCGTCTCCCTGACGCTTGAAGAACGGATGCTCGCGGACCCGCGTGCTGACGACCAGATCTCCCCGAGGCCCGCCGAACGCTCCGGCGCTTCCCTCGCCGCGCACCCGCACCTGGGTACCGGAGTCCACGCCGGCGGGAAGCCTCACCCTGACGGCATCCACGACCCGCCGGACCCCTCGCCCCCGACAGAACCCGCAGGCTCCAGCGGAGGTGAGCCCGGACCCGCCACAGGCGTCACAGGGCGAGAACCGCGGTACGTCCAGGCGTACGGTGGTGTCGCGGGCGGCCTGGCCAAACGAGAGGTCCACGGCCACGTGGACATCCTCGCCTGTCCGGCCGCCCTCCACCGCCACACCGGTCGGGCCATAGCGATCGTAGATGGCCCGGGCCGTCGGATCGCTCAGCACACGGTACGCCTCGGAGATCTCCTCGAAGAGGGGGCGGGCGCCCTCTTCCCAGAAGTTGACGTCGGGCGAGTACTGCCGGGCCAGCCGCTGAAACGCCCGCCGGATCTCGCGAGGGTCCGCCGTGTCGGCGATTCCCAGGACGGCATAGTAGTCCCGTCTCATGGCCTAAGATTTCTTGTCGCCTAGATCCTCGAAATCGGCGTCCACGACCTCGCCCTCCT belongs to Candidatus Methylomirabilota bacterium and includes:
- a CDS encoding J domain-containing protein; the encoded protein is MRRDYYAVLGIADTADPREIRRAFQRLARQYSPDVNFWEEGARPLFEEISEAYRVLSDPTARAIYDRYGPTGVAVEGGRTGEDVHVAVDLSFGQAARDTTVRLDVPRFSPCDACGGSGLTSAGACGFCRGRGVRRVVDAVRVRLPAGVDSGTQVRVRGEGSAGAFGGPRGDLVVSTRVREHPFFKRQGDGMYCDVAISVWEAIRGVRMRVPTPTGEAVLVVPPGTTAGEVFRLRGHGLPKLTGEGRGDLYVTIRVEVPRGLDARTDELVRELERLIPLTPRADLDRYAGGAE